The genomic region ACGCTACCCGCGCATGCCTGGCCATGCGCGTCACGGCGGGCGGAACCATGCCACGGCAGCGGCGCCTGGCATGCATGTCTCGTCATCGATGAGCCGTGCGGTCAGGGACCGTCGCAATAAAAATCAAGGGGAGAGTCATGAATCCATATCGCTATGGCCGTGCGCTGGCCTGGTCGGGCATGTTCCTGCTGGCCGGCACCATCGTGTTCTGGGGCATCCTGGGGCAGAACATTCCGCCTTACTCGCCGGCGCTCGGCGCCGATGAATTCGCGGCCCTGATCCGCGAACACGCCGGGCAGATCCGCGTCGGCATGATCGTGCAGATGCCGATCTCGGTGCTGTATTTCACCTGGGGCGTCGCCATCTGGATGGTGATGCGCGCCATCGAGAAAGAGAACGGTTCGAACGCCGTGCTCTCGATCCTGCAGCTGGCCGGTGCGCTGTTCACCACCATCGTGTTCGTGCTGCCGTGCTCGGTGTGGCTGGCGGTCGCCTATCGACCGGAAGTCATGGAGCCCAAGACCTTGCTCATGATGTACGACTTCGGCTGGATGTTCTTCGACATGGCCTACTCGCTGACCACCATGCAGATGGTGGCTTTCGGCATTTGCGTATTGCAGGACCGTCGTGAACGGCCGCTGGTGCCGGCGTGGGCCGCCTGGTTCAGCATGTTCGTGGTGGTGAGCTTCGCACTTCTGACCATGATGCCGCTGGTGTATGGCGGGCCGTTCTCGCGTAGCGGCCTTTTGAACTACTTCGTCGAGTTCACGCTGTTCTTCCTGATGTGGCTGGTGGTCGGCACCTACGTGATCAAAGCCCTTGGCCGCCTGGAGATGGAGCACTACGCCGCGCATGGAAGCCGTTGACAATGTAACGGTCGGCGCGCGCCGCGAGCGCGCGTCGCCCCTCTGGATCTTCATCACCCTCGACATCTCGAGTTTCGGCCTGTTCTTCATCGTGTTCATGGCCGAGAGGTTGGGCAATGCGGCGCTGTTCGACCAATCGGCACAGCGTTTGAATGTCGAACTCGGCTTTCTCAACGCCTGCATCCTCATCACGTCGAGCTGGCTGGTGGCGTGGGCGAACATGGTCGGCCGCAAAGGCGATTTTGCGCAGGCGCGCCGGCTGCTGGTGTGGGCAATGGTGGTGGCGGCCGGCTTCGGCGCGGTCAAGACCTTCGAGTACGTGGAAAAATTCCAGGCCGGCGTGAGCGTCGCCACCAACGAGTTCTTCACCTTCTACTTCGCGTTGACCGGCATACATTTCGTGCACTACGTGGTCGGCATGATCCTGCTCGGCGTGCTGGCGCACGGCCCGAGTCCCTACGGACCGCCGGCCGAGACCCATGCCAACTACCGCAAGTGGCTGGACGGCGGCAGCCTGTATTGGCACATGGTCGATCTCCTTTGGATCTTCATCTTCTCCCTGCTTTACCTCATAGGTGCACGATGATCGGATTCGACGCCAGCGGCCCACGCAACGCGTGGTTGCTGCTACTCCTGGTTTCTGCCGTAAGCCTGGTGGCGGCCGAACTGCTCGCGGAAAGACACGTTGCGATTGCCGCCATCATGGCCATCGCGGCGGCCAAGACCATCATCATTCTCGTGCGCTTCATGGAAATCGA from Pseudomonadota bacterium harbors:
- a CDS encoding cytochrome C oxidase subunit IV family protein, which encodes MIGFDASGPRNAWLLLLLVSAVSLVAAELLAERHVAIAAIMAIAAAKTIIILVRFMEIDRAPTAIRRYLYGWSFGVAGAVVALWAVAAP
- a CDS encoding cytochrome c oxidase subunit 3 — encoded protein: MEAVDNVTVGARRERASPLWIFITLDISSFGLFFIVFMAERLGNAALFDQSAQRLNVELGFLNACILITSSWLVAWANMVGRKGDFAQARRLLVWAMVVAAGFGAVKTFEYVEKFQAGVSVATNEFFTFYFALTGIHFVHYVVGMILLGVLAHGPSPYGPPAETHANYRKWLDGGSLYWHMVDLLWIFIFSLLYLIGAR